The following proteins come from a genomic window of Alphaproteobacteria bacterium:
- a CDS encoding histidine phosphotransferase, whose product MTPPTIDIRIVQLLFSRVCHDLAGPIGAVNNGMELVSEMPSGDDAEALTLIGQSARQAAAELEFARLAFGFGGGSAGTYLADAERLCKALFTTERVRVAWQANLGDSDLPKDVAKLLVNLALAGQQALRGRGSLSISVGEGDTGIDISIRAEGPGAVLRPEYRETLSGFANLPNMTPAAAQGYYAFGLAQFAGGAITIDESEPDRVVLLTTAHIRH is encoded by the coding sequence ATGACCCCTCCGACCATCGACATTCGTATCGTCCAACTGCTTTTCTCTCGCGTGTGTCACGACCTCGCCGGTCCGATCGGCGCGGTCAACAATGGAATGGAATTGGTCTCCGAAATGCCCAGCGGCGACGATGCGGAAGCCCTCACGTTGATCGGCCAAAGCGCCCGTCAGGCCGCCGCGGAGTTGGAGTTCGCCCGTCTCGCCTTCGGTTTTGGCGGCGGCTCGGCGGGCACCTATCTCGCCGATGCGGAGCGGCTGTGCAAGGCGTTGTTCACCACCGAACGGGTTCGCGTCGCCTGGCAGGCAAACTTGGGCGACAGCGATTTGCCGAAAGATGTGGCGAAACTATTGGTCAATTTGGCGTTGGCCGGTCAGCAGGCGCTGCGCGGCCGGGGATCGCTTTCGATCAGCGTCGGCGAAGGCGACACCGGCATCGACATCTCGATTAGGGCGGAGGGCCCCGGCGCGGTGCTGCGGCCGGAATATCGGGAGACCTTGAGCGGATTTGCCAACCTACCCAACATGACGCCGGCGGCGGCGCAGGGCTATTATGCTTTCGGTCTGGCCCAGTTCGCTGGCGGTGCGATTACGATCGATGAATCGGAACCGGATCGCGTAGTGCTGCTGACGACCGCCCACATACGGCATTAA
- the fdhF gene encoding formate dehydrogenase subunit alpha, whose product MSEPIAFTLNGAEVEAQAGETIWQVANRLGTEIPHLCYAPEPGYRPDGNCRACMVEIDGERVLAASCIRKPTPGMQVSSVSDRAKKSRDMVMELLIADQPERATAHDPDSKFWHWADSMGVATSRFPRDDSPAPDVSHPAMAVNLDACIHCNLCVRACREVQVNDVIGMAGRGAHSKIVFDFNDPMGDSTCVACGECVQACPTGALMESKLLDEKGVYIDRELREVESVCPYCGVGCQITYQIDGDDIVAVQGRDGPSNHNRLCVKGRFGFDYVGHADRLKVPMVRREDAPKSADIYIDPANPWTHFREASWDEALDIAAAGLVKIRDRDGPKALAGFGSAKCSNEEAYLFQKLVRTGFGSNNVDHCTRLCHASSVAALMENIGSGAVTAPFMAAEDADVIIVIGANPTNNHPVAATFFKNEARKGKTLIVIDPRGQALKRHATHMLQFNAGNDVALLNAMINVIIEEELYDQQYVEAMTEGFEGLKAHIGAFTPETMAEICGIDADTLRTVARVYARAERAIIFWGMGISQSTHGTDNARSLIALALLCGHVGRPGTGLHPLRGQNNVQGASDAGLIPMVYPDYQSVEHEAARKRFEQAWEAELDPKRGLTAVEIINAAHAGQIKGMYIMGENPAMSDPDLNHAREAMAMLDHLVVQDLFLTETAMYADVVLPASAWPEKDGTVTNTNRQVQMGRSALNLPGDARQDWWIIQEIARRIGLDWNYSHPRDAFAEMATVMPSLDNISWDRVDRESSVTYPCAAPDQPGQDIVFGDAYPTASGRGKFTPAAVTSPNELPDHDFPMILTTGRRLEHWHTGAMTRRSEVLDTLEPEAIASFSPTDLERMGIRPGERVRVATRRGDIVLGARAEMAVPPGMVFIPFCYAEAPANMLTNPQLDPFGKIPEFKFCAARVDKLEDRGAAE is encoded by the coding sequence ATGAGCGAGCCGATCGCCTTCACGCTGAACGGGGCGGAGGTCGAGGCTCAGGCCGGCGAAACCATCTGGCAGGTGGCCAACCGGCTCGGTACCGAGATTCCCCATCTCTGCTATGCACCGGAACCGGGCTACCGGCCCGACGGCAACTGTCGCGCCTGCATGGTCGAAATCGACGGCGAGCGCGTGCTGGCGGCGTCGTGCATCCGCAAGCCGACGCCGGGGATGCAGGTCAGTTCGGTCTCCGACCGGGCCAAGAAATCGCGTGATATGGTGATGGAATTGCTGATCGCGGATCAGCCCGAGCGTGCCACCGCCCACGATCCGGATTCCAAGTTCTGGCACTGGGCGGACTCCATGGGCGTCGCGACGAGCCGTTTCCCGCGCGACGATTCGCCGGCGCCGGACGTCAGCCACCCCGCGATGGCGGTCAACCTCGATGCCTGCATTCATTGCAATTTGTGTGTCCGGGCCTGCCGCGAGGTCCAGGTCAACGACGTCATCGGCATGGCCGGCCGCGGCGCCCACAGCAAGATCGTGTTCGACTTCAACGACCCGATGGGTGACAGCACCTGCGTCGCCTGCGGCGAATGCGTCCAAGCCTGCCCGACTGGCGCACTGATGGAATCCAAGCTGCTCGATGAGAAGGGTGTCTATATCGATCGCGAACTTCGCGAGGTCGAGAGCGTCTGCCCCTATTGTGGCGTCGGTTGCCAGATTACCTATCAGATCGACGGCGATGATATCGTCGCCGTACAGGGCCGGGACGGCCCGTCCAATCACAACAGGCTCTGCGTCAAGGGGCGCTTCGGTTTCGACTATGTCGGCCATGCCGATCGTTTGAAGGTGCCGATGGTGCGCCGCGAGGACGCGCCCAAATCGGCCGACATCTATATCGATCCGGCCAACCCGTGGACCCATTTCCGCGAGGCATCGTGGGACGAAGCATTGGACATTGCGGCCGCCGGCCTGGTCAAGATTCGCGACCGCGACGGGCCCAAGGCACTCGCCGGCTTCGGCTCGGCCAAATGCTCCAACGAAGAGGCCTACCTATTCCAGAAGCTGGTCCGTACCGGCTTCGGCAGCAACAATGTCGATCACTGCACCCGGCTGTGCCACGCGTCATCGGTGGCGGCGCTGATGGAGAATATCGGCTCGGGCGCGGTTACCGCGCCGTTCATGGCGGCCGAAGACGCGGACGTCATCATCGTCATCGGCGCCAACCCGACCAACAACCACCCGGTGGCGGCGACTTTCTTCAAGAACGAGGCCAGGAAGGGCAAGACGCTGATCGTCATAGACCCGCGCGGTCAGGCTCTGAAACGCCATGCCACCCACATGCTTCAATTCAACGCGGGCAACGACGTCGCCCTTCTCAATGCGATGATCAACGTGATCATCGAGGAGGAACTCTACGACCAGCAATACGTCGAGGCAATGACCGAGGGGTTCGAGGGGCTCAAGGCGCATATCGGCGCGTTCACGCCGGAAACGATGGCGGAGATTTGCGGCATCGATGCCGATACGCTGCGCACCGTCGCCCGCGTCTATGCCCGCGCCGAGCGCGCGATCATATTCTGGGGCATGGGTATCTCGCAGTCCACCCACGGCACCGACAACGCGCGCAGCCTGATCGCCTTGGCGCTGCTCTGCGGCCATGTCGGACGGCCCGGGACCGGGCTTCATCCGCTGCGTGGCCAGAACAACGTCCAAGGCGCTTCCGACGCCGGTTTGATCCCGATGGTCTATCCCGACTATCAGAGCGTTGAGCACGAGGCTGCCCGCAAACGCTTCGAGCAGGCCTGGGAAGCCGAACTCGACCCCAAGCGCGGCCTGACCGCGGTCGAAATCATAAACGCGGCCCATGCCGGACAGATAAAGGGCATGTACATCATGGGCGAAAACCCGGCGATGTCGGACCCCGACCTCAACCACGCCCGCGAGGCGATGGCGATGCTCGATCATCTCGTCGTCCAGGATCTGTTCCTGACCGAGACCGCGATGTATGCCGACGTCGTCCTGCCGGCCTCCGCATGGCCTGAAAAAGACGGTACCGTCACCAATACCAACCGCCAAGTGCAGATGGGCCGCAGCGCCCTGAATCTGCCCGGTGATGCGCGCCAGGATTGGTGGATCATCCAGGAGATCGCGCGCCGCATCGGCCTCGACTGGAATTACAGCCACCCCCGTGATGCCTTCGCGGAGATGGCTACCGTGATGCCATCGCTCGACAACATCTCGTGGGACCGGGTCGACCGCGAATCGTCCGTGACCTATCCCTGTGCGGCGCCGGATCAACCGGGCCAGGACATTGTCTTCGGCGACGCCTATCCGACCGCGTCCGGACGCGGCAAATTCACCCCGGCCGCGGTGACGTCACCGAACGAATTGCCGGACCATGACTTCCCGATGATCTTGACCACCGGCCGCCGCCTCGAGCATTGGCATACCGGCGCCATGACGCGGCGCTCCGAGGTGCTCGACACGTTGGAGCCAGAGGCGATAGCGAGCTTCTCGCCGACCGACCTCGAACGGATGGGTATCCGGCCGGGTGAGCGCGTCCGCGTGGCGACCCGGCGCGGCGACATCGTGCTCGGCGCCAGGGCCGAAATGGCGGTGCCGCCGGGGATGGTATTCATCCCCTTCTGCTACGCCGAGGCACCGGCCAATATGCTGACCAACCCTCAGCTCGACCCGTTCGGCAAGATCCCCGAGTTCAAGTTCTGCGCCGCCCGCGTCGATAAGCTCGAAGACCGCGGCGCGGCCGAATAG
- a CDS encoding response regulator transcription factor has protein sequence MRVLLVEDDQATANTIELMLKSEGYVCDTTDLGEDGLEIGKLYDYDIIILDLVLPDMDGYEVLRRLRAARVNTPTLILSGLSEPDSKIKGLGVGADDYLTKPFDKRELIARLQAIVRRSKGHAQSVIQTGRLTVNLDTRTAEVDEEPLHLTGKEYGILELLSLRKGTTLTKEMFLNHLYNGRDEPELKIIDVFVCKLRKKLTMATGSDNYIETVWGRGYVLRDPRGAPAEQPAISAA, from the coding sequence ATGCGTGTGCTCTTAGTCGAAGACGATCAGGCTACGGCCAATACGATCGAATTGATGCTCAAGTCCGAGGGTTACGTCTGTGATACGACAGATCTGGGCGAGGACGGGCTTGAGATTGGTAAACTCTACGATTACGACATCATCATTCTTGATCTGGTTCTGCCGGACATGGACGGGTACGAGGTTTTGCGACGCTTGCGGGCGGCGCGGGTCAATACACCGACCTTGATCCTCTCCGGCCTCAGCGAACCGGACAGCAAGATCAAGGGTCTCGGCGTCGGCGCCGACGATTACTTGACCAAGCCATTCGACAAGCGTGAGCTCATCGCGCGGCTGCAGGCAATCGTGCGGCGCTCCAAGGGCCATGCCCAATCGGTGATCCAGACCGGCCGATTGACCGTCAACCTGGATACGCGGACGGCGGAAGTCGACGAGGAACCGCTCCACCTCACGGGCAAGGAATACGGCATCCTCGAATTGCTGTCGCTCCGAAAGGGTACGACGCTGACCAAGGAGATGTTCCTCAACCATCTCTACAACGGCCGCGACGAGCCGGAGCTCAAGATTATCGATGTCTTCGTCTGCAAGCTGCGCAAGAAGCTGACCATGGCGACCGGCAGCGATAACTATATCGAAACCGTTTGGGGCCGCGGCTACGTGTTGCGGGACCCGCGCGGTGCACCGGCCGAGCAACCGGCGATTTCAGCAGCCTGA
- a CDS encoding DUF3553 domain-containing protein: protein MYTELTPGAYVRHPTETEWGLGQVQSAIGDRVTVNFENAGKVVINIAHISLIVVDPANVDEDEN, encoded by the coding sequence TTGTATACCGAATTGACACCCGGAGCCTACGTGCGCCATCCCACCGAGACCGAATGGGGCCTGGGCCAGGTCCAATCGGCGATCGGCGACCGGGTCACCGTCAACTTCGAAAACGCCGGCAAGGTGGTGATCAATATCGCCCATATCAGCTTGATCGTGGTCGATCCGGCCAATGTTGACGAAGATGAAAATTAG
- a CDS encoding NADH-quinone oxidoreductase subunit F has protein sequence MVSDADSIGTTRPHPGAGRRHALPYTKGRQLDLAALAEVQDLLGDRSRRRDLLIEHLHLIQDRHRRLSAPHLVALAHEMNVPLTEVFEVATFYAHFDVVLDDGPVAELTIRVCDSLTCEMMGAQELIGLLAARFADRPVRVVRAPCMGRCEKAPTAEIGHRHVDQANLDSIVAAVEDGDTHPEIPPHESFDDYRADGGYSLLHDCLDGAREATALIEILKDSGLRGLGGAGFPAGMKWELVRKEPAPRLMAVNADEGEPGTFKDRYYMETDPHRFLEGTLIGAWAVEAADVYVYLRDEYPGVREVLLEEIERVEAAGLSPHTKLHLRRGAGAYICGEESAMLESIEGKRGLPRHKPPYPSQVGLFGQPTLIHNVETLFWVRDIVEKGADWLTGEGRNGRQGLRSFSVSGRVKEPGVKLAPAGVTVRELIDEFCGGIADGHTFMGYLPGGASGGILPASMDDIPLDFGTLEPHGCLIGSAAVIVLSDQDSAKAAALNLMRFFEDESCGQCTPCRVGTEKAVRLMSQQTWDAPLLEELSGAMADASICGLGQAASNPLMCVLKHFPEDLK, from the coding sequence ATGGTATCGGATGCAGATTCGATCGGGACGACACGCCCTCACCCGGGCGCCGGACGGCGTCACGCGCTGCCCTATACCAAGGGCCGGCAACTCGATTTGGCGGCCCTTGCCGAGGTCCAAGATCTGCTCGGCGACCGCTCGCGGCGGCGCGATCTCTTGATCGAGCATTTGCACCTGATCCAGGACCGCCACCGCCGTCTTTCGGCTCCCCACCTGGTCGCTTTGGCCCACGAAATGAACGTGCCGCTGACCGAGGTCTTTGAAGTCGCAACATTCTACGCCCACTTCGACGTCGTGCTCGACGACGGTCCGGTGGCGGAATTGACGATCAGGGTCTGCGACAGCCTGACCTGCGAGATGATGGGCGCCCAGGAGTTGATCGGGTTGCTTGCCGCGCGGTTCGCGGACCGGCCGGTGCGCGTGGTAAGGGCGCCGTGTATGGGTCGTTGCGAAAAGGCGCCGACGGCCGAAATCGGCCACCGCCATGTCGACCAAGCCAACCTCGACAGCATCGTGGCGGCGGTCGAGGACGGCGACACCCATCCCGAGATCCCGCCCCACGAGTCGTTCGACGACTATCGTGCGGATGGTGGTTATAGCTTGCTCCACGACTGCCTCGATGGTGCCCGCGAAGCCACGGCGTTGATCGAAATCTTGAAGGATTCGGGCCTGCGCGGGCTCGGCGGGGCCGGATTTCCGGCCGGCATGAAATGGGAACTCGTGCGCAAAGAGCCGGCGCCGCGGTTGATGGCGGTCAATGCCGACGAGGGTGAGCCCGGCACATTCAAGGACCGCTACTACATGGAGACCGATCCCCACCGGTTTCTGGAGGGGACCCTGATCGGCGCCTGGGCAGTGGAAGCCGCGGACGTTTATGTCTACCTGCGCGACGAATACCCCGGCGTGCGCGAAGTGTTGCTGGAGGAAATCGAGCGCGTCGAGGCGGCCGGCCTGTCACCCCATACCAAGCTCCACCTCCGCCGCGGCGCCGGCGCCTATATTTGCGGCGAGGAATCGGCGATGCTCGAGAGCATCGAGGGCAAAAGAGGGCTGCCGCGCCACAAGCCGCCCTACCCGTCCCAGGTCGGCCTGTTTGGGCAACCGACCCTCATTCACAACGTCGAGACTCTGTTCTGGGTCCGCGATATCGTCGAGAAAGGCGCCGACTGGCTCACCGGAGAGGGCCGCAACGGCCGCCAGGGCCTGCGCAGCTTCTCAGTCTCCGGCCGGGTCAAGGAGCCGGGGGTCAAGCTCGCCCCGGCGGGTGTCACAGTCCGCGAGCTGATCGACGAGTTCTGCGGCGGGATAGCCGATGGCCACACCTTCATGGGCTATCTTCCCGGCGGCGCCTCGGGTGGCATTCTGCCGGCGTCGATGGATGACATCCCGCTCGATTTCGGCACCCTCGAGCCGCACGGCTGCCTCATCGGCTCGGCGGCGGTGATCGTGCTCTCCGATCAAGATAGCGCGAAGGCCGCGGCGCTCAACCTGATGCGGTTCTTCGAGGACGAGAGCTGCGGCCAGTGCACGCCGTGCCGCGTCGGCACCGAAAAGGCGGTACGATTGATGTCGCAGCAGACCTGGGATGCGCCGTTGCTGGAGGAACTCAGCGGCGCCATGGCCGACGCGTCGATCTGCGGTCTCGGACAGGCCGCGTCCAATCCGCTAATGTGCGTATTGAAGCATTTTCCCGAGGATCTGAAATGA